In Flavobacterium sp. WV_118_3, one DNA window encodes the following:
- a CDS encoding DUF4249 domain-containing protein: MKTKFVTQLVFLLLIGFGLTNCTDPYKMKTDTFEDAVVIEATITNILEKQTVKVFRTYRFEDFGPVFEENADVTITDSDGNEYPFAESNRTYTSVNAFQAVPGKQYQLTVITSDGKKYVSTKEILPPDNPLEDVTANVTTIDNIRGVEIRAKSPDPNNASQFYRYEYEESYKVIAPRWLTVKAFVHGPSLYELEITMVPRTEEARICYSTDKSTEILLFDKGKTIENSVDFPVRFISNQNYIMSHRYTILVRQYVQNLHAYNYYKNLKKISDGGTIFSPNQPGYLRGNITSVNNPNEKAIGFFDVSTVSSKRIFFNYADLFPGEALPPYKVDCYLTEFLYCYGGGLCSAPAVNSFLTNNLMTIYDFHNAPISYTLTPAACGDCTSFSSNIIPPFWVE; the protein is encoded by the coding sequence ATGAAAACAAAATTTGTAACCCAACTTGTATTCCTGCTACTGATCGGTTTTGGTCTGACCAATTGTACCGATCCGTATAAAATGAAAACGGACACTTTTGAAGATGCCGTGGTGATTGAAGCCACCATCACCAATATTCTTGAAAAACAAACCGTAAAAGTATTCCGAACCTATCGCTTTGAAGATTTCGGACCGGTATTTGAAGAAAATGCCGATGTGACGATAACCGACAGCGACGGAAATGAATATCCTTTTGCAGAAAGTAACCGTACCTATACTTCAGTTAATGCTTTTCAGGCCGTTCCCGGAAAACAGTACCAACTAACGGTGATTACCAGCGACGGTAAAAAATATGTCTCCACTAAAGAGATTTTGCCGCCAGACAATCCGTTAGAAGACGTAACCGCCAATGTAACAACCATTGACAATATAAGAGGCGTGGAAATTCGGGCGAAAAGTCCAGATCCGAATAACGCGTCGCAATTTTACCGTTACGAATATGAAGAGAGTTATAAAGTGATCGCACCAAGATGGCTAACTGTTAAAGCATTTGTTCACGGTCCAAGTCTGTATGAACTTGAAATAACGATGGTTCCGCGTACGGAAGAAGCCCGAATTTGTTACAGTACCGATAAATCCACCGAAATCTTATTGTTTGACAAAGGCAAAACCATAGAAAACAGTGTCGATTTCCCGGTGCGTTTTATCAGTAACCAGAATTATATTATGAGTCACCGCTATACGATTCTGGTGCGGCAATATGTACAAAACCTACATGCGTACAATTATTACAAAAACTTAAAAAAAATATCCGATGGCGGAACTATCTTTTCACCGAATCAACCCGGATACCTCCGCGGAAATATTACATCGGTAAATAATCCGAATGAAAAAGCAATCGGTTTCTTCGATGTTTCAACCGTTTCATCCAAGCGAATTTTCTTTAACTATGCCGATCTTTTCCCGGGCGAGGCATTACCGCCTTACAAAGTAGATTGTTATCTCACAGAATTTTTATATTGTTATGGAGGTGGTCTATGTTCTGCTCCTGCTGTAAATTCCTTTCTGACTAATAACCTTATGACTATTTATGATTTTCATAATGCACCAATCTCTTATACTTTAACGCCCGCAGCATGTGGTGATTGTACGTCTTTCTCGTCGAATATAATACCTCCTTTCTGGGTAGAATAG
- the rpe gene encoding ribulose-phosphate 3-epimerase has translation MKHNIIAPSVLAADFANLQRDIEMINNSEADWFHIDIMDGVFVPNISFGMPVLDAITKHARKTIDVHLMIVDPDRYIKTFKDLGSDILTVHYEACTHLHRTLQAIKAEGMKAGVALNPHTNVALLEDVINDIDMVCLMSVNPGFGGQSFIENTYKKIKQLREIITRNNASTLIEIDGGVTNQNARQLIEAGADVLVAGSYVFKASDPIATIADLKKITSL, from the coding sequence ATGAAACATAACATAATTGCCCCTTCTGTCCTTGCAGCGGATTTTGCCAACCTGCAACGTGACATCGAAATGATTAACAACAGTGAGGCCGACTGGTTTCATATTGATATTATGGACGGCGTTTTTGTCCCGAATATCTCCTTTGGAATGCCGGTTTTAGATGCCATCACCAAACATGCCCGTAAAACAATTGACGTTCACCTGATGATTGTCGATCCGGACCGTTATATTAAAACCTTTAAAGATCTTGGCTCGGATATTCTTACGGTTCATTACGAAGCCTGTACCCATTTACACCGTACGTTACAAGCCATAAAAGCTGAAGGCATGAAAGCCGGTGTTGCTTTGAATCCTCATACAAATGTCGCTTTACTGGAAGATGTGATCAACGACATCGATATGGTATGTCTGATGAGTGTTAATCCCGGATTTGGCGGTCAGTCGTTTATTGAGAATACCTATAAAAAGATAAAACAACTAAGAGAAATCATTACTCGCAACAATGCTTCAACCTTAATCGAAATCGATGGCGGTGTAACCAATCAAAACGCCCGCCAGCTTATCGAAGCCGGAGCCGATGTACTGGTAGCCGGTAGCTACGTTTTTAAAGCTTCCGATCCCATTGCAACTATAGCCGATTTAAAAAAGATCACCTCTTTATAA
- a CDS encoding TolC family protein translates to MKQYLLVIFAIATTNLVKAQEILTAKEAVEIALKNNYDILIATNQAKISEKNVGVANAGMLPRLDATLTKNNNLQNSTQTQADGTQRELNNAKNNSLNYGVTLGWTLFDGLRMFARYDQLKELEKQGETQLKSAIVTKVADVLSTYYDLVQQQQMLATLDTAVVISKQRLQTADNRYKIGKASKLEVLNAQVDLNTDVTNLVKQKQLYANTITLLNELLVRDRTTTYRVEETVHIDSKLELKNLMRLAENQNPDIQLAIINKRVAELDLKQVKANRYPVIRLNSGYNFAETESSLGFVTQSSSRGFNYGLSATLNIFNGFLQHRNEKIANLQVENTQFLLDKQKQSLNTQLTTVFQSYLTNLELKELEAKNEDIARQNLDITLEKFRIGTITTIEFRNAQLNYITARTRHNAARYQAKISEVALKELTGSVTF, encoded by the coding sequence ATGAAACAGTATCTGTTAGTTATATTTGCAATTGCAACGACAAATCTGGTAAAGGCACAGGAAATTCTGACTGCCAAAGAAGCCGTTGAAATTGCGTTAAAAAATAATTACGACATTCTGATCGCGACAAATCAGGCGAAGATCAGTGAGAAAAATGTAGGAGTTGCCAATGCCGGAATGTTGCCAAGGTTGGATGCGACGTTGACCAAAAATAACAACCTGCAAAATTCAACGCAAACACAGGCCGATGGTACGCAAAGAGAACTGAATAATGCCAAAAACAACAGCTTGAACTATGGCGTTACTTTAGGTTGGACCCTATTCGATGGTTTACGCATGTTTGCGCGCTATGATCAATTAAAAGAACTCGAAAAACAAGGAGAAACACAATTAAAATCGGCTATTGTAACCAAAGTGGCCGATGTGTTGTCAACCTACTATGATTTGGTGCAACAACAACAAATGCTGGCTACGTTGGATACTGCCGTTGTGATTTCGAAACAACGATTGCAAACGGCAGATAATCGTTATAAAATTGGAAAAGCATCCAAATTGGAAGTTTTAAATGCTCAGGTCGATCTCAATACCGACGTAACGAATCTGGTTAAGCAAAAGCAATTGTATGCCAATACGATAACCCTGTTAAACGAATTACTCGTTCGCGACCGAACCACAACGTACCGGGTTGAGGAAACGGTTCACATTGATAGTAAACTGGAATTAAAAAACCTGATGCGTTTGGCGGAAAATCAAAATCCGGATATTCAGTTGGCTATTATTAATAAAAGAGTCGCCGAACTGGATTTGAAACAGGTAAAGGCTAACAGGTATCCTGTAATCAGATTAAATTCGGGTTATAATTTTGCCGAAACGGAGTCCAGTCTTGGTTTCGTTACCCAATCTTCTTCCAGAGGATTTAACTATGGATTAAGTGCGACTCTGAACATCTTTAACGGGTTTCTGCAACACCGAAACGAAAAAATTGCTAACCTTCAGGTTGAAAACACACAATTTCTATTGGACAAACAAAAACAAAGCCTGAATACACAATTAACGACCGTATTTCAATCCTATCTGACCAATTTGGAGTTAAAGGAACTGGAGGCAAAAAATGAAGACATAGCGCGACAAAATCTGGATATTACCTTGGAAAAATTCAGAATAGGAACGATCACTACAATAGAATTCCGAAACGCCCAGTTAAACTACATTACTGCCCGAACCCGTCATAATGCGGCGCGTTATCAGGCAAAAATTTCAGAAGTGGCTTTAAAAGAACTAACCGGATCAGTAACATTTTAA
- a CDS encoding CBS domain-containing protein yields MKHRVPVSSIMTKNVVKLNLTDDLTKAEMLFKKNNIRHIPVVNGNNIIGMLSYTDLLRISFADAVDDDEEIIDTTVYNMFTIEQVMAKRLVTIAPETTIKEAAEILATKEFHALPVVEGDLLVGIVTTTDLIKYLIQQY; encoded by the coding sequence ATGAAACATCGTGTTCCTGTATCGTCTATTATGACTAAAAATGTGGTTAAACTCAATCTTACTGATGATTTGACCAAAGCCGAAATGCTCTTTAAAAAAAATAACATCAGACATATCCCGGTGGTGAATGGAAATAACATCATTGGAATGCTGAGTTATACCGACTTGTTGCGTATTTCGTTTGCCGACGCTGTAGACGATGACGAAGAAATTATTGATACTACGGTGTATAATATGTTTACAATCGAACAGGTAATGGCTAAAAGACTGGTTACCATTGCTCCCGAAACGACCATTAAAGAAGCGGCCGAAATATTGGCAACAAAAGAGTTTCATGCTTTGCCGGTTGTTGAAGGGGATTTGTTGGTTGGAATTGTGACAACTACTGATTTGATTAAATATTTGATACAACAGTATTAA
- a CDS encoding RNA polymerase sigma factor RpoD/SigA has protein sequence MRQLKITKQVTNRETASLDKYLQEIGKVDLITADEEVELAQRIKAGDQRALEKLTKANLRFVVSVAKQYQNQGLTLPDLINEGNLGLIKAAQRFDETRGFKFISYAVWWIRQSILQALAEQSRIVRLPLNKIGSINKINKMYALLEQSNERAPSAEEIAKELDMTVNDVKESMKNSGRHLSMDAPLVEGEDSNLYDVLRSGESPNPDRELIHESLRTEIERALETLTPREADVVRLYFGLGDQHPMTLEEIGETFDLTRERVRQIKEKAIRRLKHTSRSKILKTYLG, from the coding sequence ATGAGACAACTTAAAATTACCAAGCAGGTTACTAACCGTGAAACTGCTTCCTTAGACAAGTACCTACAAGAAATTGGAAAAGTTGACTTGATTACCGCCGATGAAGAGGTAGAATTAGCACAAAGAATTAAAGCCGGAGACCAGAGAGCCTTAGAAAAACTAACCAAGGCAAACTTGCGTTTCGTGGTTTCGGTAGCTAAACAGTATCAAAATCAAGGTTTGACTTTGCCCGATTTGATTAACGAAGGGAACTTGGGGTTAATTAAAGCGGCACAACGTTTTGATGAAACACGTGGTTTCAAATTCATTTCCTATGCCGTTTGGTGGATTCGTCAGTCGATCTTACAAGCTTTAGCGGAACAATCCCGTATTGTAAGGCTTCCTTTAAACAAAATTGGTTCGATCAATAAGATCAACAAAATGTATGCCTTGTTAGAGCAGTCTAACGAGCGCGCTCCTTCTGCAGAGGAAATCGCAAAAGAACTGGACATGACCGTTAATGACGTTAAGGAGAGTATGAAAAACTCCGGTCGTCACCTGTCGATGGATGCTCCGTTAGTTGAAGGAGAAGACTCTAACCTCTACGACGTATTGCGTTCCGGTGAATCACCAAACCCGGATCGGGAATTGATTCACGAATCGTTACGTACCGAAATCGAAAGAGCGTTAGAAACCTTAACACCTCGTGAAGCTGATGTGGTTCGTCTCTACTTCGGTTTAGGTGATCAGCACCCAATGACACTGGAAGAAATCGGTGAAACTTTCGACCTGACACGTGAACGTGTTCGTCAGATCAAAGAGAAAGCGATCCGCAGATTAAAACATACATCCAGAAGTAAAATCCTAAAAACATATTTAGGATAA
- a CDS encoding efflux RND transporter permease subunit produces the protein MSLSTTSIKRPVLTIVINLMLILFGIIGYTYLGVREFPSIDPAQISVRTSYTGANADIIESQITEPLEKAINSIDGIRNITSSSNQGSSNITIEFNLDKNLEEAANDVRDKVSQAVRSLPQDIDAPPVVSKADADSDPIITMTVQSDNKNVLELSDYADNVIAQRLQTIPGVSSVQIWGQRKYAMRLWIDPVKLASYGCTVSDVREALNKQNVELPSGKLTGDNTELTVKTIGNLSTEEEFNKIIIRANGDNIVRLSDVGKASLEAENLETKLSDSGQPMVGLAIIPQPGTNYLDIAEKFYVQYDQLKKDLPKDFKLNIAIDNTVFVKKAILEVAETLLLSVILVVLIIYVFFRDWAIAFRPLIDIPVSLVATFFIMYIFGFSVNVLTLLAIVLATGLVVDDGIVVTENIFKKVEEGMSPIEAAVKGSNEIFFAVISISITLAAVFLPVIFLEGFVGRLFREFGVVIGAAVLISAFVSLTLTPMLNAYLMKGGEQKKTKFYNLTEPYFEKMNKGYAASLVSFLKRKWLSFPILIGCIGLIVLFFKTLQKETAPYDDRSYITMRVTAPEGATYDYMDRFMSELTNLINDSVPEKKVSLIITSPGFGSASVNSGVARLSLVEPDQRKRSQKEIADDLSKWTKQYSEAKVAVSESPTIAVNRRGGLPIQYIIQAPNFKKLEEKIPEFMDEVAKDPTFSITDVNLKFNKPEIYVTIDREKAESMGISVIDVAQTLQLSLSGQRFGYFMMNGKQYQVMGQFDKKDRSAPMDLTSMFVRNKDGKLIQLDNVVKIEEQSSPPQLYHNNRYMSATVSAGLAPGKSLGDGIEAMERVKAKVLDDTFTTDLGGESRDFVESSSNTSFAFGLALLLIFLILAAQFESFIDPFIIILTVPMAVAGALFSLWLFGQTWNIFSQIGTIMLIGLVTKNGILIVEFANQLREQGKSKYDAIVEAAESRLRPILMTSLAIALGALPIALSLGAASQSRMGMGVVIVGGTIFSLILTLFVIPAIYLMWSRARKHRPEFDTIKD, from the coding sequence ATGAGTTTATCTACGACAAGTATCAAAAGACCGGTTTTAACGATCGTAATCAACCTGATGTTGATTTTGTTCGGAATCATCGGATATACCTATCTGGGCGTACGGGAATTCCCATCGATCGACCCGGCGCAGATATCCGTTCGAACGAGTTATACCGGAGCTAATGCCGATATTATCGAGTCGCAAATTACCGAACCACTCGAAAAAGCGATCAACTCGATCGACGGTATTCGGAATATCACCTCCTCTAGTAATCAGGGAAGTAGTAATATCACGATTGAGTTCAACCTTGATAAAAATCTTGAAGAAGCCGCAAACGACGTACGGGACAAAGTGTCGCAGGCGGTACGAAGCTTGCCACAGGACATCGATGCGCCGCCGGTGGTTTCGAAAGCCGATGCCGATTCGGATCCGATTATTACCATGACGGTTCAGAGTGATAATAAAAACGTACTGGAACTAAGTGATTATGCCGACAACGTGATTGCACAGCGTTTGCAAACCATTCCAGGCGTGAGTAGCGTACAGATTTGGGGACAACGAAAATATGCGATGCGTTTGTGGATCGATCCGGTAAAACTGGCATCCTATGGTTGTACGGTTTCCGATGTGCGCGAGGCCTTAAACAAGCAAAACGTGGAATTACCTTCGGGGAAACTAACCGGAGACAATACCGAACTGACGGTAAAAACGATTGGAAATTTATCAACCGAAGAAGAATTTAATAAAATTATCATTCGTGCCAATGGTGATAACATCGTTCGTTTGAGCGACGTTGGAAAAGCCTCTCTGGAAGCCGAAAACCTGGAAACAAAACTGAGCGATTCCGGTCAGCCGATGGTTGGTTTGGCGATTATTCCACAGCCGGGAACGAATTATCTGGACATTGCCGAAAAATTTTATGTGCAATACGACCAGCTCAAAAAAGACTTACCGAAAGATTTTAAACTGAATATCGCCATCGATAATACCGTTTTTGTAAAAAAAGCGATTTTGGAAGTAGCCGAAACCCTGTTGTTATCGGTTATCCTTGTAGTATTGATCATCTATGTGTTTTTCCGGGATTGGGCGATTGCTTTCCGACCGTTGATTGATATTCCGGTATCGCTGGTCGCGACCTTCTTTATCATGTATATTTTCGGATTCTCGGTTAACGTATTAACCCTGTTAGCGATCGTTCTGGCAACCGGATTGGTAGTTGATGACGGTATCGTAGTAACCGAAAATATCTTTAAAAAAGTAGAAGAAGGAATGTCGCCGATTGAAGCGGCTGTAAAAGGTTCCAACGAAATCTTTTTTGCCGTGATCTCGATTTCGATTACGTTGGCCGCGGTATTCTTACCGGTAATTTTCCTTGAAGGATTCGTAGGACGTTTGTTCCGGGAATTTGGAGTGGTTATCGGTGCGGCGGTATTGATATCGGCCTTTGTATCGTTAACGTTAACCCCAATGTTAAATGCCTACCTGATGAAAGGAGGCGAACAGAAAAAAACAAAATTCTATAACCTGACAGAGCCGTACTTTGAAAAAATGAACAAAGGTTACGCTGCGTCACTGGTAAGCTTTCTAAAACGCAAATGGTTGAGTTTTCCAATTTTGATCGGATGTATCGGATTGATTGTGCTATTCTTTAAAACCTTACAAAAAGAAACGGCACCGTATGACGATCGTAGTTATATCACCATGCGGGTAACCGCACCGGAAGGAGCGACCTACGATTATATGGATCGCTTTATGAGTGAGCTAACGAACTTAATAAACGACTCTGTACCGGAGAAAAAAGTTAGTTTGATCATCACATCGCCCGGATTTGGATCGGCTTCTGTAAATAGTGGTGTAGCGCGTTTGTCATTAGTAGAACCGGATCAGCGAAAACGATCGCAAAAAGAAATCGCCGACGATTTATCAAAATGGACCAAACAGTATTCCGAAGCCAAAGTAGCGGTTTCCGAATCGCCTACAATTGCCGTAAACCGTAGAGGAGGACTTCCGATACAATATATTATTCAGGCACCGAACTTTAAAAAACTGGAAGAAAAAATTCCGGAATTTATGGACGAAGTGGCCAAAGATCCGACGTTCTCAATTACGGATGTAAACCTGAAATTCAACAAACCGGAGATTTATGTCACCATCGATCGTGAAAAAGCGGAGAGTATGGGGATTTCGGTTATCGATGTAGCACAGACGTTACAGCTTTCATTAAGTGGTCAGCGTTTTGGGTATTTTATGATGAACGGAAAACAATACCAGGTAATGGGGCAATTCGATAAAAAAGACCGTAGCGCGCCAATGGATCTGACTTCGATGTTTGTACGTAACAAAGACGGAAAGCTGATTCAGTTGGATAACGTAGTGAAAATAGAAGAACAAAGTAGTCCGCCGCAGCTTTACCATAACAACCGCTATATGTCGGCTACCGTTTCGGCGGGATTAGCACCGGGTAAAAGTCTTGGCGATGGTATCGAAGCGATGGAAAGAGTTAAGGCCAAAGTGCTGGACGATACTTTTACAACCGATTTGGGTGGAGAATCCCGTGACTTTGTGGAAAGTAGTTCGAATACATCATTCGCTTTCGGACTGGCTTTATTACTGATTTTCCTGATTCTTGCCGCGCAGTTCGAAAGTTTTATCGATCCGTTTATCATTATTCTAACCGTTCCGATGGCGGTTGCAGGAGCTTTATTCTCCTTATGGCTATTCGGTCAGACGTGGAATATATTTAGTCAGATAGGTACGATTATGTTAATTGGACTGGTGACGAAAAACGGTATCCTGATTGTCGAATTTGCGAACCAACTCCGGGAGCAGGGTAAGAGTAAATACGATGCGATTGTGGAAGCGGCCGAATCCCGTTTACGCCCGATTTTAATGACCAGTTTGGCCATTGCATTAGGTGCGTTGCCAATTGCGTTATCGTTGGGAGCTGCTTCGCAGAGCCGTATGGGAATGGGAGTGGTTATTGTGGGAGGGACCATCTTCTCGTTAATATTGACATTATTTGTGATTCCGGCGATTTACCTGATGTGGTCGAGAGCGCGTAAACACCGCCCGGAATTTGATACTATTAAAGACTAA
- a CDS encoding efflux RND transporter periplasmic adaptor subunit, producing the protein MKGKHIVYLVLIIVLGGMIFYRVSANKEKGDGGKKGEGKNATKVSGIVLKPQVFSDNLSLSGSIEANEQVEIRSEVSGIVESINFNEGTPVTQGQVLFKINDSELRAQLAQARTQQALAAENERRARLLLQKEAISQEEYDTANATLRSTQAQTQLIQAQLAKTSVKAPFSGKIGLRAISKGTYVTPTTVVANLVNMNQVKITFSIPEKYATQMKKDATISFTIAGSKDVFKAKIYAIEPGVDVATRTLQMRALAQNPDGKLLPGTYADVALPLESINDALLVPTEALIPIQNGKKIFIAEKGKAKEVVVETGPRTAKDILITSGLKTGDTVLTSGVMTLKNDMPVKVAIKN; encoded by the coding sequence ATGAAAGGTAAACATATTGTATATCTCGTTCTGATTATAGTGTTGGGCGGAATGATATTCTATCGCGTTTCGGCTAATAAAGAAAAAGGGGATGGCGGTAAAAAAGGCGAAGGTAAAAACGCTACAAAAGTCTCCGGAATTGTGTTGAAACCACAGGTGTTTTCCGATAATTTATCCCTGTCGGGTTCCATTGAGGCGAACGAACAGGTGGAAATCAGGAGTGAAGTTTCCGGAATTGTAGAAAGTATCAATTTTAACGAAGGAACTCCGGTAACACAGGGACAGGTGTTGTTTAAAATTAACGATAGCGAACTTCGGGCACAACTGGCGCAGGCCAGAACCCAACAGGCATTGGCTGCCGAAAACGAAAGAAGAGCCCGCTTGTTATTGCAAAAAGAAGCCATCAGTCAGGAAGAATACGATACGGCCAACGCCACACTGCGTTCTACTCAGGCACAAACCCAGCTGATACAGGCGCAATTGGCCAAAACCAGTGTAAAAGCTCCTTTCTCCGGAAAAATAGGACTACGGGCGATTTCAAAAGGAACGTATGTAACGCCAACAACCGTAGTGGCAAACCTGGTCAACATGAATCAGGTGAAAATTACCTTTTCCATACCGGAAAAATACGCTACCCAAATGAAAAAGGACGCGACCATTTCGTTTACGATAGCCGGATCAAAAGATGTCTTTAAAGCCAAAATATATGCCATTGAGCCGGGTGTGGATGTTGCGACCCGAACGCTTCAGATGCGCGCACTGGCACAAAATCCGGATGGGAAATTACTGCCGGGAACCTATGCTGATGTTGCACTTCCGCTGGAAAGCATTAATGATGCCTTGTTGGTGCCAACCGAAGCGCTGATCCCAATTCAGAACGGTAAAAAAATATTTATAGCCGAAAAAGGTAAAGCCAAAGAAGTTGTTGTAGAAACCGGACCGCGTACGGCCAAAGATATCCTGATCACTTCAGGCTTAAAAACGGGCGACACGGTATTGACCAGTGGTGTGATGACACTTAAAAATGATATGCCGGTTAAAGTCGCGATCAAAAACTAA
- a CDS encoding CDP-alcohol phosphatidyltransferase family protein: MKKIPILLIVFRLLLGPVMIALTYRFGATIRFELVVLIVLGLLSDIFDGIVARKTGVSSAQLRRMDSQTDLVFWLCVGWCSWLLHPEIILEHKIPIAIVFVMEVMTYGISIAKFGKETCTHALLSKLWGLTLLTVFVSIIGFGYGGWSMKTAVFFGLLSHIDVFLIILLLPKWTYDVPSFYHAYLIRKGIAFKKNALFHESEK; the protein is encoded by the coding sequence ATGAAAAAGATTCCTATTCTACTGATCGTATTCCGACTCCTTTTAGGGCCGGTTATGATTGCGCTGACGTATCGTTTTGGAGCAACCATACGTTTTGAGTTGGTTGTTTTAATCGTTCTGGGTTTGCTATCGGATATTTTCGACGGAATCGTAGCGCGAAAAACAGGCGTATCGTCTGCGCAATTACGACGTATGGATAGTCAGACGGATTTGGTTTTTTGGTTGTGTGTGGGATGGTGTTCGTGGTTGCTACATCCGGAAATTATCCTGGAACACAAAATTCCGATAGCAATTGTCTTTGTGATGGAAGTAATGACCTATGGGATTAGTATCGCAAAATTTGGAAAAGAAACCTGTACGCATGCTTTGTTGTCGAAATTATGGGGATTGACGTTACTCACGGTTTTTGTTTCAATCATTGGTTTTGGCTATGGTGGATGGTCGATGAAAACAGCGGTTTTTTTCGGATTACTATCGCATATCGATGTCTTTTTGATCATTTTGTTATTACCCAAATGGACCTATGACGTTCCCAGTTTTTATCATGCGTATTTAATCCGGAAAGGGATTGCTTTTAAAAAGAATGCCCTTTTTCATGAATCGGAAAAATAA
- a CDS encoding T9SS type A sorting domain-containing protein gives MKKTTQKNFLAVLTLALMGLTASAQGFYTNGGLTTGTTTANGSTTSPAGYTWSELQSVGGSTNTNLGFGAIFNTAATTNLRIADNFTVTSTMNLTTVDLFCYQTGSTGTTPPIDQMRVQIWNGDPSSGTATVVAGNMTANIYNAAGSGEANMYRIGNNTPGTTRKIWRISGNLTATLAPGTYWVDFQVHATNDGSIFFPAVTIPGALTVAGSNAKQYSGTAWAGIVDAGSTQAMDMPFILNYQAFLGTESFITNNKMLLYPNPATNVLNLKVNYNATQAVPGRVEIYDLKGAKVLDQKLVLADADNYPVNVESLNRGVYLVKTFDVDNNEIVKTKLVKE, from the coding sequence ATGAAAAAAACTACTCAAAAGAATTTTTTGGCCGTGTTAACACTGGCTTTAATGGGACTGACTGCTTCTGCGCAGGGGTTTTATACAAATGGAGGGCTTACTACGGGAACGACTACTGCTAACGGTTCGACCACTTCACCGGCAGGATATACCTGGAGTGAATTGCAATCGGTAGGAGGTTCTACAAATACTAATTTAGGGTTCGGGGCTATTTTTAATACTGCCGCTACTACGAATTTACGTATTGCAGATAATTTTACAGTAACGTCTACCATGAATCTGACAACAGTGGATTTGTTCTGTTATCAGACAGGTTCTACAGGAACAACACCTCCGATTGATCAGATGCGTGTTCAAATCTGGAACGGAGACCCGTCTTCAGGAACGGCTACCGTAGTAGCGGGTAATATGACTGCTAATATCTACAATGCTGCCGGTAGTGGTGAGGCCAATATGTACCGTATCGGGAACAATACACCGGGTACTACCCGTAAAATATGGCGCATTAGCGGAAACCTTACTGCGACATTGGCTCCGGGAACTTACTGGGTCGATTTCCAGGTGCATGCGACAAATGATGGCTCTATCTTTTTCCCGGCTGTAACCATTCCAGGTGCGCTTACAGTTGCAGGCTCGAATGCAAAACAGTATAGTGGTACGGCTTGGGCTGGAATTGTAGATGCCGGATCGACTCAGGCGATGGATATGCCTTTTATTCTGAACTATCAGGCTTTCTTAGGAACTGAAAGCTTTATAACGAATAATAAAATGCTGTTATATCCGAACCCGGCTACAAATGTGTTAAATCTTAAAGTTAATTATAATGCGACTCAGGCAGTTCCGGGACGTGTTGAAATTTATGATTTAAAAGGCGCTAAAGTACTGGATCAGAAATTGGTTCTGGCGGATGCAGATAATTACCCTGTAAATGTTGAGTCATTAAACAGAGGAGTGTATCTTGTGAAGACTTTTGATGTCGATAATAACGAAATCGTAAAAACAAAACTGGTAAAAGAGTAA